In Deinococcus misasensis DSM 22328, one genomic interval encodes:
- a CDS encoding DinB family protein, with the protein MNPEMFYTYLTKARRLLWDSLRSLSDEELSRATLPGDGPRCLKDLVFHVAIVEDAWFRQDMLKQTPVYDALGPEIRSADQYWHHEHQPLEELLSYWEAVESDTLQRWPELMSLADTETRIKTFDDRPETMSAEEVLWHVMQHEVRHTAQMVQMIRLLGHQPPSLDYAFLMAR; encoded by the coding sequence ATGAATCCAGAAATGTTTTACACGTACTTGACCAAAGCCCGCCGTCTGTTGTGGGACAGCCTGCGCAGCCTTTCCGATGAGGAGCTTTCCAGAGCCACCCTTCCAGGCGATGGTCCACGGTGCCTCAAGGATCTGGTGTTCCATGTGGCCATTGTGGAAGACGCTTGGTTCAGGCAGGACATGCTGAAACAAACCCCCGTTTACGATGCTCTGGGACCTGAAATCCGTTCTGCAGACCAGTACTGGCATCACGAACACCAGCCTCTGGAAGAACTTTTGTCTTACTGGGAGGCCGTGGAATCCGACACCTTGCAACGCTGGCCCGAGTTGATGTCCCTTGCAGACACCGAAACCCGCATCAAAACGTTTGACGACAGACCCGAAACCATGAGCGCAGAAGAAGTCCTCTGGCATGTCATGCAACACGAAGTGCGCCACACCGCCCAGATGGTGCAAATGATCCGTTTGCTGGGCCATCAACCTCCATCTCTGGATTATGCGTTCTTGATGGCCCGTTGA